In a genomic window of Hippoglossus stenolepis isolate QCI-W04-F060 chromosome 15, HSTE1.2, whole genome shotgun sequence:
- the LOC118122238 gene encoding endonuclease domain-containing 1 protein, which produces MSPLRPLVFAFLIACFFPLMSSTVVQDFNHVERCKDSLYMGTPPRGFLDPRLKKICQRYADRPRYVTLYDPQLRIPVYSAYTFKKTEGDRRVDYPWMYEPQLAEVDGNGNMLPFPTGYLHMKFEDSQAVLDDYSDVVIYERAHLNPDQHQSTPHDRAATYTLTNVVPEIREFNIGPWREYEERIRIRLNNFCRGTAFIVTGVTTRGNMIHRNNQGRVAIPEDVWTAYCCTEYDRNSPHDVRIRFPSYAALAKNAKEGNSVHEMSVQELEIFLKSNMDVDQNLQLFYDNCISPSPLPLYLQHTI; this is translated from the exons ATGAGTCCGCTCAGGCCGTTGGTTTTTGCTTTTCTCATCGCCTGCTTTTTTCCTCTGATGTCGTCGACAGTCGTTCAAGATTTCAATCATGTGGAGAGGTGCAAGGACTCCCTGTACATGGGGACGCCACCGCGGGGCTTCCTCGACCCAAGGCTGAAGAAGATCTGCCAGAGATACGCAGACAGACCTCGCTACGTGACCCTGTACGACCCTCAGCTGAGGATTCCAGTTTACTCAGCGTATACCTTCAAGAAGACAGAGGGGGACAGACGGGTGGACTACCCTTGGATGTATGAGCCACAG cTGGCAGAAGTCGATGGCAACGGGAACATGCTGCCCTTCCCCACAGGCTACCTGCACATGAAGTTTGAGGACAGCCAGGCAGTCCTGGACGACTACTCTGACGTGGTCATCTACGAGAGAGCCCACCTGAACCCTGACCAGCACCAGTCCACCCCCCACGACCGTGCCGCCACCTACACCCTGACCAACGTGGTCCCGGAGATCCGCGAGTTCAACATTGGGCCTTGGCGCGAGTACGAGGAGCGGATCCGGATCCGCCTCAACAACTTCTGCCGCGGCACGGCCTTCATTGTGACCGGGGTGACAACCAGGGGCAACATGATCCACCGAAACAACCAGGGCCGCGTGGCCATTCCCGAGGACGTGTGGACGGCCTACTGCTGCACCGAGTACGACCGGAACTCACCGCACGACGTCCGCATCCGCTTCCCGTCCTACGCGGCCCTGGCTAAAAACGCCAAAGAGGGCAACAGTGTGCACGAGATGTCGGTGCAGGAGCTGGAGATCTTTCTGAAAAGCAACATGGACGTTGATCAGAACCTTCAGCTCTTTTATGACAACTGCATCTCTCCATCACCACTTCCTCTCTACCTGCAACACACCATCTGA